In Zalophus californianus isolate mZalCal1 chromosome 17, mZalCal1.pri.v2, whole genome shotgun sequence, one DNA window encodes the following:
- the LOC113936646 gene encoding enhancer of rudimentary homolog, with protein sequence MSHTILLVQPTKRPEGRTYADYESVNECMEGVCKMYEEHLKRMNPNSPSITYDISQLFDFIDDLADLSCLVYRADIQTYQPYNKDWIKEKIYFVDILLLCRQAQQAGK encoded by the coding sequence ATGTCTCACACCATTTTGCTGGTACAGCCTACCAAGAGGCCAGAAGGCAGAACTTATGCTGACTATGAATctgtgaatgaatgcatggaagGTGTTTGTAAAATGTATGAAGAACATCTGAAGAGAATGAATCCCAACAGCCCCTCTATCACATATGATATCAGTCAGTTGTTTGATTTTATTGACGATCTGGCAGACCTCAGCTGCCTTGTTTACCGAGCTGATATCCAGACATACCAGCCCTATAACAAAGACTGGATTAAAGAGAAGATCTACTTTGTAGATATTCTGCTCCTTTGTCGGCAGGCCCAACAGGCCGGGAAATAG